A section of the Drosophila subobscura isolate 14011-0131.10 chromosome A, UCBerk_Dsub_1.0, whole genome shotgun sequence genome encodes:
- the LOC117903146 gene encoding LOW QUALITY PROTEIN: uncharacterized protein LOC117903146 (The sequence of the model RefSeq protein was modified relative to this genomic sequence to represent the inferred CDS: inserted 3 bases in 2 codons; substituted 1 base at 1 genomic stop codon): protein MKWKQLYAPLQCRSVLRRPQITPQTVHSSSSNINSSSSNTNSSSSSSNNSSTSNTNNTNISFNNSINNXQQQQHQQHQQQQQQHHQHQQQLHHHHQQQQQQQQQQQQQQQQQQQRVASSSLQHQQQQHDNGPTSHHLHQSSASNQQQQQQSKAVQQQHQQHQKQQHQQQQQQQQQQAANMSAYQQRLPAGASSIHRALEQSQQYAKSLGHLQQQQQSHHAPQQQQQQQPPPTSQQQQMHHHQQQQQQQQQQQHHHQQQQQQSSRTAASPLSPPRSGPPGGSSSAAAAAAAAAAVNNYTKFGEAPPPPQHRFITQPAFSIAPAPTYRENPYTRLTQMQQHQQAAMPEYQRAARAAVAAVAAGAGCKSGSGPGPGQGSSSGSNTGGGGSGGVVQVPSGGVLVMEAMSHYPNQPGSSVSSQQQQQQQQQQQQQQQQGGGSGGPGAGAGGAGSGGGSIMVGNLGHILMPRSQALQYTSEYLTNATAAAVAAVQVNQRQQQQQQQQQHQQQAEPFGAGGGSQQPYKKQRLSDGNPSGLNHLPSPHQQQQQQQQHHQQQQQHHQQQQQQQHHHQQQQHHHQQQQQQQQQQQRSSPAQMQAQMNSSQRQSNHELHRHMAAAAAAAGAAGGGPMGMQLKVETLPPQMSSAASNTSRMPPASSTTTMATGMGMGMAMGMSTVTVSTAVPSSSSSSGSGSSAGPSTSAAAAAAAAAAAGSSTEAYHPQVEAISPTLPSDSAVDERGRTTAKEDLLMQIQKVDNEIKSAETGMESLRKKEKTLMEWAAHAKQKKAQTTATTAAAAAAAANNNNNSSSSSSNKDNNKSVELEVVDLSMRSQMLAEKIYAANRATALDRHSMLQRAAGCGDPQQQQQQEEQQQEQQQQQLEEPYMPLYNQPLDVESLALLIKHHHSHVKTPLLQHIRKIKAERCQHQQTLVDKYAKDQADWQRRCERAEASAKRKAREAKNREFFEKVFTELRKQREDKERFNRVGSRIKSEADLEEIMDGLQEQALEDKKMRSYAVIPPLMHDARQRHCAYHNENGLIEDMSTVYKQHNAVNLWTAGEKETFKEKYLQHPKNFGVIAASLDRKSPQDCVRYYYLSKKQENYKQLLRKSRQRTRSSRNPAKAQAAQPQCIIDSLTTGVTTRLQREQQQKSGGRSSAIAERERAERAAERERVAEKAAADAAKAAESAAEKASAVTKAVEATVVSEKVAKAAAAAASAAAAAAAAATTAMPSTSAAAAAALAAAEKAELAVKATSGSSEKKAAAGAAGATAASEISTGSSSSSSSTSSSEAKAKAATEGAPAAATAAAAATSTTSATNSSSSSSATSAATAAATAAKPAKGATSGAAVEAAAAAAAATASTTKSKAEAAAAATVAAASSKAKAEAVSDAQTKAGGQKAAKPEAYNASGERANTAGAGAGAAAAGAAATAGATAAAAAAPTVGVTLNGFKPGYQSVVMANVKTSSSSSSAVVGSSSEDAAATSGAVAAAGAPGGAATNATGGDKIGVKHAPAATAAAAGSVGFALPPSSTAPAEQHAAVGVGVGVPTLTTATTAGNYLGQKLKAAQVEGLGAGNDLLTDVSDSKRKRYSELTANEVHHPHGNSNSNNIKANANANAKDISKLPSSSSASSSSSSSSSSSAGSMPTAGSLVNASTGAAATSTAALLISAVSSIMSTSPAGGALTTSTTSTVSAAGSMADGSGNNITSNNMDGLALDGKDKLANCFVCKAEACPRTRPLKKGRGQQYGIPDESIPAGARVCNSCQCKSVRNRYPNCPLSTCPNPKDRAQRLRNIPSRLFELAPEVRDPVMAEFQIPPHATRCCSACLMRIRRKLDPQLNLTDAAGGGGSGGDETDVSTSSCDEREPGGSDTASVESPENLQRHKPLTLSKQQQQQQQQQQQLLHQQQKPSSVGMRGMAELPLIITPTRMSSKSSGADNERLLPPAAGQAPKKQKTSEEYDSSATETADEENENSPANRQSPKVLFNAAHAHGHGHGHVHGHGHGHGHPHAHGHGHGHSHGHGHGHGHGHGSNNVGGLQPPNAAGGLGVVMGGVPPGMAPGMAVGGQQQQQQQQPQPPPMNGPISMRREAVNNVQDCVFSVIERSLKKVPERKQSSQQQQQQQQQQSATAGGMPTSQQQQQSSQQQQQQPPPSQHPNNLERKELTIVREYRQDGNAALLKQQQQQQQAVPGSLPPSGLPHGTSVQKLPSRPAAVPPPSSSSSSSSGYGNSTNSTSSNSSSGGNLATLSVVNSGHLGGVVGGVGPLTHPGLIGHPAASAVGASVGDKATITPVVKSGLGAGPKSSHSAPPPPETIIYNVPTSHGPPPTHPQRGVPPPSQQVSDSEPQTLDLSIKKTPRDRDRDRDRDRDGHSPHTGPGGSGGSGGPGAGSERHLVPPPSMSSTMKHIVRSTAMYRGEAVSVPSLATAGSYMYQQPHGPLKVTGGLGVGPLAGTGPGTGSSIYVQPVPVPVPISIGQGQMPPRSSQPPPPAQPQHQAQPLTSGRVSSKVQPKLSPQQAHHLHPAHTQHGPHGPPHPSHHPAHPSHPSHASPSQQQQQQQQQLLVKSGSITHGTPANSAQQQIIVHAATSSSMLSPKFESMVRQTPPGVVCPPDSGKHGSITQGTPLHLPQHHLESKRAYDFYKSSQRHSPAQAGPGSGPGGPVPVPGPGQLPPPPQQSSPQAPPPQGYGVSVGSPYARSPFGSVVEQAPVLSSRQIVMHDYITSQQMQGQQQQRNVSRGSASDKDKESPSPRNSVGSSSGGFAYDKEPTPRGRPEYSSRASPADHANSTPSPHRTPPPQRQGVIQRHNTGSKPPSPAAPPRMHIVTPYQYPPAGHDALASFVDVAVQQPQLPVPSQKGDKSPGSSQPGGGGGPPGPGNPHAGPPAPPPHAVAVSQVPPAAHHDMRYRELAMHHQQMAAVVAVHQQQLVQQQQYRQHHLNAAAAMHLQRSARDQRQQLQQHNHAIERDRELLQNQERMHRERDRERERERERERERERERERERERERERERREQDRERRVVAEERERRMERDRIFASGVVSAPGPGGPPPPGHYIRAPVPETGPPRSIPDREREYYRPPPHASQPTEDTPGQLSAQSLIDAIIKHEISRTNDATGATGREFPRPSFVSPPTAEXSIESSGRNLVPNXQQLLLPNPQQYHRQPLELAAENNGKANSQSPNVINIDLDQERLSAAAAAATAAIQQQQQQQQGPPPQQQQQQQSSQSRSVHGSMRGQPHTPTSQAQGPGPAPSPQQIHTKSITFGELTDSIITNDYVSNPHMRPTPPFMTYMEGPPQAMLPPDRWKQNRRMQHKAEEAKHQAQQQQQQQQHHHQQQQQQQHQQQQQQQQQHHQQQQQQQQQGMPVSGAPSVGPGSAGGPPGGRANTPEDGRNIIRMPQAVSPRKYAHELMLHQAAVVAAAGVEPGHYFLPGPGSVVGRVGVPPPPDQRVPGGGGAGGSVTTIDNYVKNRIAEVMRDDIYAKNRIVEVRSDDDPGDLVAQSHAAAAAHAAHMAHAAALEHQQQQQQQRSKDAQQQQQPPPSHEISVSRKTPNQYEVVDGSGRRSGGAGSNSHHPSAYHPPPPAFAASTYTYPFSALTVPSAAGGLPPPPQAMQLAHQPAPPSHLSAKAKAAHALSELGGAGGGVSLVVGGGGAGLGPGGVGGPGGGGGVGGQGGGSLGASVSSAAAAAAAAAAAASEPKPLLSSKYEALSDED from the exons GGCCCTGGAGCAGTCGCAGCAGTATGCCAAGAGTCTGGgacacctgcagcagcagcagcagtcacaccatgccccacagcagcaacagcagcagcagccaccacccacatcccagcagcagcagatgcaccaccaccagcagcagcagcaacagcagcagcagcagcagcatcaccaccagcagcagcagcagcagtcgtcaCGTACCGCGGCCAGTCCGTTGTCGCCTCCACGTTCGGGTCCAcccggcggcagcagcagcgcggcagcagcggccgctgcagcggcggccgtCAATAATTACACAAAGTTTGGCGAGGCGCCGCCCCCGCCCCAGCATAGGTTCATTACGCAGCCGGCGTTTAGCATCGCCCCGGCGCCCACCTACCGCGAGAATCCCTACACGCGCCTCACccagatgcagcagcatcagcaggcgGCCATGCCGGAGTACCAGCGGGCAGCtcgggcggcggtggcggcagtggctgccgGCGCTGGCTGTAAGTCGGGATCGGGACCAGGTCCAGGACAGGGCTCGAGCAGCGGCTCCAACacgggcggcggtggcagcggcggagTGGTTCAGGTGCCGTCCGGCGGGGTGCTGGTCATGGAGGCCATGTCCCACTATCCCAATCAGCCAGGATCCTCCGTTtccagccaacagcagcagcagcaacagcagcagcaacagcagcagcagcagcagggaggagGCAGCGGTGGCCCCGGAGCGGGCGCAGGCGGGGCTGGCAGCGGCGGAGGCAGCATAATGGTGGGCAATCTAGGGCACATCCTCATGCCCCGCTCGCAGGCGCTGCAGTACACCAGCGAATACCTAAccaatgccacagcagcagccgtggcGGCGGTGCAGGTCAACCAGcgtcaacagcaacagcagcagcagcagcaacaccagcagcaggcggaaccCTTTggggcaggcggcggcagccagcaaccgTACAAGAAGCAGCGGCTGAGCGATGGCAATCCCAGTGGCCTGAATCATCTGCCATcaccccaccagcagcagcagcagcagcagcaacaccaccaacagcagcagcaacatcaccagcagcaacagcagcagcagcatcatcatcagcagcagcagcatcaccaccagcagcagcagcagcagcagcagcagcagcagcgatccTCGCCAGCGCAGATGCAGGCGCAGAtgaacagcagccagcggcagagcaatCACGAGCTGCACCGCcacatggcagcagcagcagcggcagcaggagctgcaggtggCGGCCCAATGGGAATGCAACTGAAGGTGGAGACGTTGCCGCCCCAAATGTCCTCAGCGGCGTCGAACACGTCACGCATGCCGCCCGCGTCCAGCACCACCACAATGGCcacgggcatgggcatgggcatggccatgggcatgaGCACGGTGACGGTGTCCACAGCAgtgccgagcagcagcagcagcagcggcagcggcagcagcgctggACCGTCCACatccgcagcggcagcagcagcagcggcggcagcagctggcagcagtaCTGAGGCCTACCATCCGCAG GTGGAGGCCATCTCGCCGACGCTGCCCAGCGACAGTGCGGTCGATGAGCGTGGCCGGACCACCGCCAAGGAGGATTTGCTGATGCAGATCCAAAAGGTGGACAACGAGATCAAGTCCGCGGAGACGGGCATGGAGTCGCTGCggaagaaggagaagacgCTCATGGAGTGGGCGGCGCATGCCAAGCAGAAGAAAGctcaaacaacagcaacaacagcagcagcagcagcagcagccgccaacaacaacaacaacagcagcagcagcagcagcaacaaggacaacaacaagagcgtggagctggaggtggtggATCTGTCGATGCGCAGCCAAATGCTGGCCGAAAAGATTTACGCGGCGAACCGAGCGACGGCCCTGGATCGACATTCCATGTTGCAGCGTGCCGCTGGCTGCGGggatccgcagcagcagcagcagcaggaggagcagcagcaggagcagcagcagcagcagctggaggagcccTACATGCCGCTGTACAACCAACCGCTGGATGTGGAGTCGCTGGCATTGCTGATAAAGCACCACCACAGCCACGTGaagacgccgctgctgcagcacataCGCAAGATCAAGGCGGAGCggtgccagcaccagcagacgCTGGTCGACAAGTACGCCAAGGATCAGGCGGACTGGCAGCGGCGCTGCGAGCGGGCGGAGGCGAGCGCCAAGCGCAAGGCGCGCGAGGCCAAGAACCGCGAGTTCTTCGAGAAGGTGTTCACGGAGCTGCGCAAGCAGCGGGAGGACAAGGAGCGCTTCAATCGCGTGGGCTCGCGCATCAAGTCGGAGGCGGACCTCGAGGAGATCATGGACGggctgcaggagcaggcgctCGAGGACAAGAAGATGCGCTCGTACGCGGTCATACCGCCGCTCATGCACGACGCCCGGCAGCGCCACTGCGCGTACCACAACGAGAACGGCCTCATCGAGGACATGTCCACCGTGTACAAGCAGCACAACGCCGTCAACCTGTGGACGGCGGGCGAGAAGGAGACCTTCAAGGAGAAGTATCTGCAGCACCCGAAGAACTTCGGCGTGATAGCCGCCAGCCTCGACCGCAAGTCCCCGCAGGACTGCGTCCGCTACTACTACCTCAGCAAGAAGCAGGAGAACTACAAGCAGCTCCTGCGCAAGTCCCGCCAGCGCACGCGCAGCTCCCGCAACCCGGCCAAGGCCCAGGCCGCCCAGCCCCAGTGCATCATCGACTCGCTGACGACGGGCGTCACCACGCGGCTGCagcgcgagcagcagcagaagtccGGCGGCCGCTCCTCGGCCATTGCGGAGCGCGAGCGGGCCGAGCGGGCCGCCGAGCGGGAACGTGTCGCGGAGAAGGCCGCCGCCGATGCGGCCAAGGCGGCCGAAAGTGCCGCCGAGAAGGCCAGCGCCGTCACGAAGGCTGTCGAGGCGACTGTCGTCAGCGAGAAGGTGGCCAAggcggccgccgccgccgcctccgccgctgccgctgctgcagcagctgccactacGGCGATGCCCTCAAcatcagcggcggcagcagcagcactggcggCAGCCGAAAAGGCAGAGCTGGCCGTGAAGGCCACCAGCGGGAGCAGCGagaagaaagcagcagcaggagcagcaggagccaccgCCGCATCAGAGATCTcaacgggcagcagcagcagcagcagttccaccagcagcagtgaggccaaagccaaagcagccACGGAAGgtgcaccagcagcggcaacggcagcggcagctgccacatcCACAACTTCAGCCaccaactcctcctcctcctcctccgcaacatcagcagcaacagcagcagcgacagcagcgaagCCCGCAAAGGGAGCCACTTCTGGGGCAGCtgtggaggcagcagcagcagcagcagcagcgactgcaagCACAACCAAGAGCAAGGCAGaggctgcagcggcggccacGGTGGCTGCCGCCTCGTCCAAGGCGAAGGCGGAAGCTGTCTCCGATGCGCAGACAAAGGCGGGCGGCCAGAAGGCGGCCAAGCCAGAGGCCTACAATG CAAGCGGAGAACGCGCCAACactgctggagcaggagcaggagcagcggcagcaggagcagccgccacagcaggagccaccgctgcagctgcagcagcacccactgTGGGCGTGACATTAAATGGCTTTAAGCCCGGCTACCAGAGCGTAGTGATGGCCAACGTGAAgacttcctcctcctcctcctccgccgtggtcggcagcagcagcgaagatGCGGCAGCTACAAGTGGAGCTGTAGCCGCAGCTGGAGCGCCTGGCGGTGCGGCGACGAATGCGACGGGCGGCGATAAAATCGGCGTCAAGCATGCGCccgcagcgacagcagcagccgccggcAGCGTTGGCTTTGCCCTGCCGCCCAGCTCGACAGCCCCAGCGGAGCAGCATGCGgccgtgggcgtgggcgtgggcgtgccCACATTGACGACGGCCACCACGGCGGGCAATTATCTGGGCCAGAAGCTGAAGGCCGCCCAGGTGGAGGGCCTGGGCGCCGGCAACGATCTGCTCACCGATGTCAG TGATTCCAAGCGAAAGCGTTACAGCGAGCTGACGGCCAACGAGGTGCATCATCCgcatggcaacagcaacagcaacaacatcaaggCGAATGCCAATGCGAATGCCAAGGACATCAGCAAGCTGCCATCCTCATCGTcggcatcctcctcctcctcctcgtcctcgtcctcgtcggcTGGATCGATGCCCACAGCTGGTTCGCTGGTTAATGCTTCAACGGGCGCAGCTGCCACCTCGACTGCCGCTTTGCTCATCTCCGCCGTCTCCTCCATCATGTCCACTTCGCCGGCGGGCGGTGCACTCACCACATCGACCACGTCCACAGTTTCGGCAGCCGGATCGATGGCCGATGGCAGCGGGAATAACATAACGTCCAACAACATGGATGGCCTAGCTCTGGATGGCAAAG ATAAACTGGCCAACTGTTTTGTGTGCAAGGCGGAGGCTTGTCCAAGGACGCGTCCACTGAAGAAGGGACGCGGCCAGCAGTATGGCATCCCGGACGAGTCGATACCGGCGGGCGCGCGGGTGTGCAACAGCTGCCAGTGCAAATCGGTGCGGAATCGCTACCCGAACTGCCCGTTGTCCACGTGCCCCAATCCCAAGGATCGGGCCCAGCGGCTGCGCAACATACCGTCGCGTCTGTTCGAGCTGGCGCCCGAGGTGCGTGATCCCGTGATGGCCGAGTTCCAGATACCGCCGCATGCCAcgcgctgctgctccgcctgccTCATGCGCATACGCCGTAAGCTCGATCCCCAGCTGAATCTCACGGACGCTGCCGGCGGTGggggcagcggcggcgacgaGACAGATGTCAGCACCTCGTCCTGCGACGAGCGGGAGCCTGGCGGCTCGGACACCGCCTCCGTGGAGAGTCCCGAGAATCTGCAGCGACATAAGCCACTGACCCtgagcaagca gcagcaacagcaacagcagcagcagcagcaactacttcaccagcaacagaaaccCTCGTCGGTGGGGATGCGCGGCATGGCCGAGCTGCCGCTCATCATAACACCCACGCGCATGAGCTCCAAGTCATCGGGAGCGGACAAtgagcggctgctgccaccggCAGCCGGACAGGCGCCCAAGAAGCAGAAGACCAGCGAGGAGTACGACTCCTCGGCCACGGAGACGGCTGACGAGGAGAATGAGAACTCGCCGGCCAATCGGCAGAGCCCCAAGGTGCTGTTCAATGCGGCCCATGcccacggacacggacacggacatgtacacggacacggccacggacacggacatccGCATGCCCAcggccatgggcatgggcacaGCCATGGGCACGgccacggacatggacacggtcatggcagcaacaacgtGGGCGGACTGCAGCCACCAAATGCTGCCGGGGGACTGGGCGTGGTAATGGGAGGAGTGCCGCCCGGCATGGCTCCCGGCATGGCAGTgggcggacagcagcagcagcagcagcaacagccacagccgccaccCATGAACGGACCCATCAGCATGCGCCGCGAGGCAGTCAACAATGTGCAGGATTGTGTCTTCTCCGTGATAGAACGATCGCTGAAGAAGGTGCCAGAACGCAAGCAAtcctcgcagcagcagcagcagcagcagcagcagcaatccgcCACAGCTGGAGGTAtgccaaccagccagcagcagcagcaatcctctcagcagcagcagcagcagcctccaccCTCGCAGCATCCAAACAATTTGGAGCGCAAGGAGTTGACAATTGTCCGGGAATACCGACAGGATGGGAACGCCGCTCTActcaagcaacagcagcagcagcagcaggcggtcCCTGGCTCGCTGCCGCCTAGCGGCCTGCCACATGGCACCTCCGTGCAGAAGCTGCCGTCGCGTCCAGCGGCTGTGCCGCCGCCCTCatcctcgagcagcagcagcagcggctacggcaacagcaccaacagcaccagcagcaacagcagcagcggcggcaatcTGGCCACCCTTTCCGTCGTGAACTCTGGCCATTTGGGGGGCGTCGTCGGTGGAGTTGGTCCGCTGACACATCCCGGACTTATAGGCCATCCCGCGGCCAGCGCTGTGGGCGCCAGTGTCGGGGACAAGGCCACCATTACGCCCGTCGTGAAGAGCGGCCTGGGTGCCGGGCCCAAGTCCAGCCACTCGGCACCGCCGCCACCCGAGACGATCATCTACAATGTGCCGACCAGCCACGGGCCGCCACCCACCCATCCGCAGCGGGGAGTGCCGCCGCCGAGCCAGCAGGTGTCCGATTCGGAGCCGCAAACACTCGATCTGAGCATCAAGAAGACGCCCAGGGACCGGGAccgggacagggacagggacagggacggtCACTCGCCCCACACGGGACCTGGCGGATCGGGTGGCTCTGGTGGTCCCGGCGCTGGCTCGGAGCGTCACCTCGTGCCGCCGCCCTCCATGTCCAGCACCATGAAGCACATTGTCCGCTCCACGGCCATGTACCGCGGCGAGGCCGTCTCCGTGCCCAGCCTGGCCACGGCCGGCTCCTACATGTACCAGCAGCCGCACGGCCCGCTCAAGGTAACGGGCGGCCTCGGCGTGGGACCGCTGGCCGGCACTGGGCCCGGCACGGGCAGCTCCATCTACGTCCAGCCCGTACCCGTACCTGTGCCCATCTCCATCGGCCAGGGACAGATGCCGCCGCGCTCCagccagccgccgccgccagcccAGCCGCAGCATCAGGCCCAGCCGCTGACCAGCGGTCGCGTGTCCTCGAAGGTGCAGCCCAAGCTGAGTCCGCAGCAGGCGCATCACTTGCATCCAGCGCATACCCAGCATGGGCCACACGGACCGCCCCATCCGTCGCACCACCCAGCGCACCCGTCGCACCCCTCGCACGCCTCCccctcccagcagcagcagcagcagcagcagcagttgctggtGAAGAGCGGCTCGATCACGCACGGAACGCCGGCAAAcagcgcccagcagcagatAATTGTGCACGCGGCGACCTCCTCCTCGATGCTCAGCCCCAAATTCGAGAGCATGGTGCGCCAGACGCCGCCGGGCGTGGTGTGTCCGCCGGACAGCGGCAAGCACGGCTCCATCACGCAGGGCACGCCGCTGCATCTGCCGCAGCATCATCTGGAGAGCAAGCGGGCGTACGACTTCTACAAGAGCTCGCAGCGCCACAGTCCCGCACAGGCGGGGCCCGGCTCTGGGCCGGGTgggcccgtgcccgtgcccgggCCCGGgcagctgccgccaccgccgcagcaGTCCTCGCCGCAGGCGCCACCGCCGCAGGGCTACGGCGTCAGCGTGGGCTCGCCCTATGCGCGCTCACCCTTCGGCAGCGTCGTGGAGCAGGCCCCGGTGCTGAGCTCGCGGCAGATCGTGATGCACGACTACATCACCTCGCAGCAGAtgcagggccagcagcagcagcgcaatgTGTCCCGCGGCAGTGCcagcgacaaggacaaggagtCGCCGTCGCCGCGCAACagcgtgggcagcagcagcggcggctttGCCTACGACAAGGAGCCAACGCCGCGCGGCAGGCCCGAGTACTCGAGTCGCGCCTCCCCAGCCGATCATGCCAACAG CACTCCCAGTCCGCATCgcacgccgccgccgcagcgtCAGGGCGTCATACAGCGCCACAACACGGGCTCCAAGCCCCCATCGCCCGCTGCACCGCCGCGCATGCACATCGTGACGCCGTATCAGTATCCGCCAG CTGGCCACGATGCGCTGGCCTCGTTCGTGGATGTGGccgtgcagcagccgcagctgccggTGCCCTCGCAGAAGGGCGACAAGTCGCCGGGCTCCTCGCAGCCGGGCGGCGGTGGAGGGCCACCTGGTCCGGGTAATCCGCATGCCGGACCACCGGCACCGCCGCCACATGCTGTGGCCGTGTCGCAGGTGCCGCCAGCGGCACATCACGACATGCGCTACCGCGAGCTGGCCATGCACCATCAGCAAATGGCCGCAGTGGTGGCtgtgcaccagcagcagctggtccagcagcagcagtatcgCCAGCACCACCTGAATGCCGCTGCGGCCATGCACCTGCAGCGCAGTGCGCGcgaccagcggcagcagctgcagcagcacaatcaCGCCATCGAGCGGGACcgggagctgctgcagaaccAGGAGCGAATGCATCGCGAGCGGGACCGCGAGCGCGAGCGCGAACGGGAGCGCGAGCGAGAGCGTGAACGGGAGCGcgaacgagagcgagagcgggagcgcgAGCGGGAGCGCCGCGAGCAGGACAGGGAACGTCGCGTGGTGGCCGAGGAGCGGGAGCGCCGCATGGAGCGGGATCGCATATTCGCCAGCGGTGTGGTCAGTGCACCCGGACCCGGGGGCCCGCCACCGCCGGGACATTACATACGAGCGCCAGTGCCCGAGACAGGGCCACCACGATCCATACCCGAtcgggagagaga ATACTATCGTCCGCCGCCACATGCCAGCCAGCCGACAGAGGACACGCCCGGACAGCTGAGTGCCCAGAGCCTGATCGATGCCATCATCAAGCACGAGATAAGTCGCACCAATGACGCCACCGGGGCCACGGGTCGCGAGTTTCCACGCCCCTCATTCGTAAGTCCACCCACAGCtga atcaattgaaagttCAGGGAGAAACTTGGTCCCGAACTAACAGCAACTTCTTCTGCCCAACCCACAGCAATACCATCGCCAgccgctggagctggcagCGGAGAACAATGGCAAGGCGAACTCCCAGTCGCCGAATGTCATCAACATAGACCTGGATCAGGAGCGACTctcggcagcagctgccgcagccaccgcagcgatccaacagcagcagcaacagcagcagggtcctccgccgcagcagcagcagcagcagcagtcgagtCAGTCGAGATCCGTTCATGGATCGATGCGCGGACAGCCGCACACGCCCACATCCCAGGCGCAGGGCCCTGGACCGGCGCCCAGCCCACAGCAGATACACACGAAGAGCATCACCTTCGGGGAGCTGACCGATTCGATCATCACCAACGATTACGTCTCCAATCCGCACATGCGACCCACGCCGCCCTTTATGACCTACATGGAGGGTCCGCCGCAGGCGATGCTGCCGCCAGATCGCTGGAAGCAGAACCGACGCATGCAGCACAAGGCCGAGGAGGCGAAGCAtcaggcgcagcagcaacagcagcagcagcagcatcaccaccagcagcagcagcagcagcagcaccaacagcagcagcagcagcagcagcaacaccaccagcaacagcagcagcagcagcagcagggcatgcCCGTTAGCGGGGCACCCAGTGTGGGTCCAGGCTCAGCCGGTGGTCCGCCTGGCGGCAGGGCCAACACGCCCGAGGATGGACGCAACATTATCCGCATGCCGCAGGCGGTCAGTCCCCGCAAGTACGCCCACGAGCTGATGCTCCATCAGGCGGCTGTGGTGGCCGCTGCCGGCGTGGAGCCCGGCCACTACTTCCTGCCCGGGCCCGGGTCGGTGGTGGGGCGCGTGGGCGTTCCGCCGCCACCCGATCAGCGTGTGCcgggcggcggcggtgccgGCGGCTCGGTGACGACCATCGACAACTACGTGAAGAATCGCATCGCGGAGGTGATGCGCGACGACATCTATGCCAAGAACCGCATCGTGGAGGTGCGCTCGGACGATGATCCCGGCGATCTGGTGGCCCAGTCGCATGCGGCCGCAGCAGCGCACGCCGCACACATGGCCCACGCGGCAGCCttggagcaccagcagcagcagcagcagcaacgcagcaaggatgcccagcagcagcagcagccgccgccatcGCATGAGATCAGCGTGTCCCGGAAGACGCCCAACCAGTACGAGGTGGTCGATGGCAGCGGACGCCGCTCGGGCGGCGCTGGCTCCAACAGCCACCACCCGTCGGCGTACcatccgccgccgccggccTTTGCGGCCAGCACCTACACCTACCCGTTCAGCGCATTGACCGTGCCCAGCGCTGCGGGCgggctgccaccgccgccgcaggCCATGCAGCTGGCGCACCAGCCAGCGCCGCCCAGCCACCTGAGCGCCAAAGCCAAGGCGGCGCACGCCCTGAGCGAGCTTGGGGGCGCGGGCGGGGGCGTCAGTCTAGTggtgggcggcggcggagCCGGCCTCGGACCCGGTGGCGTGGGCGGCCCggggggcggtggcggtgtcgGCGGACAGGGAGGCGGCTCCCTCGGTGCCAGCGTCTCATCGGCCGCTGCGGCggccgcggcagcagcagcagcggccagcgAGCCGAAGCCTCTGCTGTCGTCCAAGTACGAGGCGCTCAGCGACGAAGATTAG